From Apium graveolens cultivar Ventura chromosome 9, ASM990537v1, whole genome shotgun sequence, the proteins below share one genomic window:
- the LOC141684863 gene encoding uncharacterized protein LOC141684863: MAVAVQPLMVDVIKKKPPTNHRRVVVTGMGVETSMGHDPDVFYNNLLEGVRGISEIEGFDCFNYPTELTESRTELISRIRSFKLVNSQKLVNFKNRSTVAASEHLFSISDSRSSLPSISSPRFMLNAEDMIGRLYNIWAFQFK, encoded by the exons ATGGCAGTAGCTGTGCAACCTCTGATGGTAGATGTTATAAAGAAGAAACCACCTACAAATCACAGACGAGTTGTTGTGACTGGGATGGGTGTGGAGACTTCGATGGGTCATGACCCAGATGTATTCTATAACAATCTGCTTGAGGGTGTCAGGGGCATCAGTGAGATTGAGGGTTTTGATTGTTTCAACTATCCTACT GAACTGACCGAATCAAGGACTGAGCTTATAAGTAGGATTCGGAGCTTCAAACTGGTGAATTCTCAGAAGTTGGTTAATTTTAAGAATCGATCGACTGTTGCTGCCTCCGAACACCTTTTCTCCATCTCAGACTCACGTTCTTCCCTACCATCAATCTCTTCTCCACG GTTCATGCTAAATGCTGAAGACATGATAGGCCGCTTATACAACATATGGGCATTCCAATTCAAGTGA